One stretch of Glycine soja cultivar W05 chromosome 7, ASM419377v2, whole genome shotgun sequence DNA includes these proteins:
- the LOC114419659 gene encoding peroxidase 10-like, protein MSCRIVIYFTFFFCLFFTSVPLVHMYPSYPYSRNYQLDLNFYDRSCPNLHKIVGYGVWLALRNDNRMAASLLRLHFHDCIVNGCDASVLLDDTPYFTGEKNALPNHNSLRGFEVIDDIKEHLERICPSTVSCADILALAAREAIDQIGGPSWPVQLGRRDATTTSKEAAEQQIPSPIEPLENITAKFFSKGLDMKDVVALSGAHTIGFARCFTFKRRLFDFQGSGRPDPVLEFSLLSKLQNMCPNEDASNSNLAPLDATSTMTFDNEYYRNIVYNTGLLESDQALIKDRRTAPTVYYYSNNQFSFYNDFAESMVKLSNVGVLTGTEGQIRYTCGSVNY, encoded by the exons ATGAGTTGTAGAATTGTGATCTACTTCACTTTCTTCTTCTGTTTGTTTTTTACCTCGGTTCCTCTTGTTCATATGTATCCCTCGTATCCCTATAGTAGAAATTACCAGCTTGACCTTAATTTCTATGATAGATCATGCCCCAATTTGCATAAGATTGTTGGATATGGTGTTTGGTTAGCCTTAAGAAATGACAACAGAATGGCCGCGTCCCTCCTTCGGTTGCACTTTCACGATTGCATAGTAAAT GGCTGTGATGCTTCTGTGCTTCTTGATGATACACCATATTTCACGGGCGAAAAGAATGCTCTTCCTAATCACAATTCACTTAGGGGGTTTGAAGTCATTGATGACATAAAAGAACACCTTGAAAGGATATGTCCATCAACAGTTTCCTGTGCTGATATATTGGCCTTAGCAGCTAGGGAAGCAATCGATCAG ATTGGAGGGCCTTCTTGGCCTGTTCAATTAGGCCGAAGAGATGCAACAACAACCAGTAAGGAAGCAGCTGAGCAACAAATTCCCTCACCAATTGAGCCTCTAGAAAACATCACTGCAAAATTTTTCTCCAAGGGTCTTGACATGAAGGATGTTGTAGCCCTTTCAg GAGCACATACAATTGGTTTTGCCCGATGCTTCACCTTCAAAAGGAGACTTTTTGACTTTCAAGGCTCTGGCAGACCTGATCCCGTGCTTGAATTTTCACTTCTATCAAAATTGCAAAACATGTGTCCAAATGAAGACGCCTCAAACAGCAATCTAGCACCTCTTGATGCTACAAGTACCATGACGTTTGACAATGAGTATTATAGAAATATTGTATACAACACAGGACTTCTAGAATCTGACCAAGCACTAATTAAGGATCGAAGGACTGCTCCTACGGTTTATTATTACAGCAACAACCAATTTTCCTTCTACAATGATTTTGCCGAATCCATGGTGAAGCTTAGTAATGTAGGAGTACTTACAGGAACCGAAGGGCAAATTAGATATACATGTGGCTCTGTAAACTATTAA
- the LOC114420685 gene encoding uncharacterized protein LOC114420685, translated as MSTPFVQQPPPLEVTQQSYTTHLGHGSVGPVIAVLAVITVLGVIAGMIGRLCSGRRVMGHGEYDVETWVETKCSSCVDGRIAPPTPRPRPPPPPEPNSGGDLPPEEPPQEIKEEEQQQEQHRRQHSHSHCDS; from the coding sequence ATGTCCACACCATTTGTACAACAGCCACCACCACTAGAAGTGACCCAGCAATCCTACACGACCCATTTGGGTCACGGGTCGGTGGGACCCGTCATCGCGGTCCTCGCCGTCATCACTGTTCTCGGCGTCATCGCCGGCATGATCGGAAGGCTCTGTTCGGGTCGTCGGGTCATGGGTCACGGCGAGTACGACGTCGAAACCTGGGTCGAGACCAAATGCTCCTCCTGCGTCGACGGCAGAATCGCCCCTCCAACGCCACGACCACGTCCTCCGCCGCCGCCGGAACCCAACTCTGGCGGGGACTTGCCGCCGGAGGAACCCCCTCAAGAGatcaaagaagaagaacaacaacaagagcAACACCGAAGGCAACACTCACATTCCCATTGTGATAGCTAA